The bacterium genome segment TGGCGGCGCGCGTCATGGCGGGGGGGACGCTCGAGGAGCTCGGCGTGACGCAGGACTCGGTGGTCTCCCACTACGGGGTGAAGGAGGCGGTTTTCCCCTTCAAAAAGTTCCCGGGGGAGGATGTACTTCTCGGTCCCGAGATGAAGTCCACGGGCGAGGTGATGGGGCTGGCGCCGGATTTCCCGGCGGCCTTTCTCAAGTCGCAACTCGGGGCGGGTTCGGAGGTGCCTTCCGGCGGGCGGGCGTTCGTCTCGGTGCGCGATGAGGACAAGGCGGCGGCGGTGCCGGTGGCGCAGGCGCTGGTCGAGCTGGGTTTTGAGATCGTGGCGACGGACGGGACGCACCGGTTCCTCGACTCGAACGGGATACCCGCACGCAAGGTCCACAAAGTGACCGACGGCGAGCGGCCCCATATCGTTGATCTGATGGAGCAGGATGAGATTGCATTTGTCCTGAACACGACAGAGGGCAAGCAGTCGAAGCTGGACAGCTACTCCATCCGAAGGACCGCCCTTTTGCGGAATATTTTCTACTGCACGACGCTCGCGGCTGCCCAGGCGGCCACGCGCGCGATGCGCTCGCTCCGGGAAGGGAAAACCGCCGTCCGCTCACTCCAGGCCTATCACGGCAGCGGGACGGGCGTGGCTGAAAGGGTATGAGGAAAGGGCGCCGGGTCCGCTTCCTCCTGGCCGCGTTTTTTTCCGCTCTTCTTTCACTCGCCCCTGTGTTTTCCGCATCTGCCGCGGCGGCCGCTCCCTCGCCCGTCCGGCAGGCGTTCGTCCAGCGGCAATCGCGTGTTTGGCTCCGCGCCCGAGGAGAAGTCATCCGGGTTCTAAAAGATGATCTGAAGGGCAGCCGGCATCAGCGGTTCATCGTTCGCCTTGCCGATGGTCTGACGGTTCTGGTTTCCCACAACATCGATCTGGCCGCCCGTGTCCCCGTTCGTCTGGGCGATGGGGTGGAGGTGTTCGGGCGGTATGAATGGAGCCGGA includes the following:
- the carB gene encoding carbamoyl phosphate synthase large subunit (four CarB-CarA dimers form the carbamoyl phosphate synthetase holoenzyme that catalyzes the production of carbamoyl phosphate; CarB is responsible for the amidotransferase activity), whose translation is AARVMAGGTLEELGVTQDSVVSHYGVKEAVFPFKKFPGEDVLLGPEMKSTGEVMGLAPDFPAAFLKSQLGAGSEVPSGGRAFVSVRDEDKAAAVPVAQALVELGFEIVATDGTHRFLDSNGIPARKVHKVTDGERPHIVDLMEQDEIAFVLNTTEGKQSKLDSYSIRRTALLRNIFYCTTLAAAQAATRAMRSLREGKTAVRSLQAYHGSGTGVAERV
- a CDS encoding DUF3465 domain-containing protein → MRKGRRVRFLLAAFFSALLSLAPVFSASAAAAAPSPVRQAFVQRQSRVWLRARGEVIRVLKDDLKGSRHQRFIVRLADGLTVLVSHNIDLAARVPVRLGDGVEVFGRYEWSRKGGTIHWTHRGTRGEKPGGWIRHRGALFR